The Megasphaera elsdenii DSM 20460 genome includes the window GCGACGCGCTTCCTGTTCCTGGCGCAGCCGTTCTTCATAGAGGGACTTCTGGTCGTGGACCGTACCATCTTCGTCAATGGTCTGGCCGCGGAAACTGTCCCGTTCGTGATCGGAAAGGATTTTGGGATCTTCTGAATTCATAGACGATTCTCCTTCTGTTAATAGTTACGGCTCTTCATGCGGCGTTCAATGTCGCGCTTGGCTTCTTTTTCAGCCAGGGCCTGCCGCTTGTCGTAGAGTTTCTTCCCGGTCACCAGGGCGACGGTCACTTTGACCTTCCCCTTTTTGAAATAGAGGTTGAGCGGGATGAGGGTATAGCCTTTTTCCTGGATCTTGCCCAGGAGCTTGATGATTTCATATTTATGGAGCAAGAGCTTGCGCGTCCGCAGGGGAT containing:
- the smpB gene encoding SsrA-binding protein SmpB — encoded protein: MATSPTKGVKYISDNRKARHDYFIHETYEAGIALTGTEVKSLRQGKVNLKDSFCRIENGEVFLLGMHISPYDQGNRFNHDPLRTRKLLLHKYEIIKLLGKIQEKGYTLIPLNLYFKKGKVKVTVALVTGKKLYDKRQALAEKEAKRDIERRMKSRNY